One Mycolicibacterium rufum genomic window, GGGCGTCAGTCAGGACACCAAAGACGTCACCACGCTGGGCCGCGGCGGGTCCGACACCACCGCCGTGGCCGTGGCCGCCGCGCTCAAGGCCGACGTGTGCGAGATCTACACCGACGTCGACGGCATCTTCACCGCCGATCCGCGCATCGTGCCCAACGCGCGCCGTCTGGACGCCGTCTCCTTCGAGGAGATGCTCGAGATGGCCGCCGCGGGGGCCAAGGTGCTGATGCTGCGCTGCGTGGAGTACGCCCGCCGCTTCGACCTGCCCATCCACGTCCGCTCGTCGTACTCCGACCGGCCGGGCACCATCGTCAGAGGATCGATCGAGGACATCCCCATGGAAGACGCCATCCTGACCGGAGTAGCCCACGACCGCGGCGAGGCGAAGGTGACCGTCGTCGGGGTGCCCGACGTCCCCGGCTACGCCGCCCAGGTGTTCCGCGCCGTCGCCGACGCCGATGTCAACATCGACATGGTGCTGCAGAACATCTCCAAGGTGGAAGACGGCAAGACCGACATCACGTTCACCTGCTCGCGGGACAGCGGCCCCGGCGCGGTCGAGAAGCTGACCTCGCTGCAGGACGAGATCGGATTCACCCGGGTGCTCTACGACGACCACATCGGGAAGGTGTCGCTGATCGGCGCCGGCATGCGGTCGCACCCCGGGGTGACGGCGACGTTCTGTGAGGCGCTGGCGAACGCGGGCATCAACATCGACCTGATCTCGACCTCCGAGATCCGGATCTCGGTGCTGATCAAGGACACCGAACTCGACCGTGCGGTCGAGGCGCTGCACGAGGCCTTCGGGCTCGGCGGCGACGAGGAAGCCGTGGTCTACGCGGGAACGGGGCGATAGCGATGGTCCGTATCGGATTACGGATAGGGATTGTGGGCGCGACCGGCCAGGTCGGTCAGGTGATGCGGAAACTGTTGGCGGACAGGGACTTCCCGGCCACCGAGGTGAGGTTGTTCGCCTCGGCACGCTCGGCGGGCAAGAAGCTGGAGTTCCGCGGGCAGGAGATCGAGGTCGAGGACAGCGAGACGGCCGACCCGTCCGGGCTCGACATCGCTCTGTTCTCCGCCGGGGCGACGATGTCGCGGGTGCAGGCGCCGCGGTTCGCCGCCGCCGGCGCGGTGGTGATCGACAACTCCTCGGCGTGGCGCAAGGACCCCGAGGTGCCGCTGGTGGTCTCCGAGGTGAACTTCGAGCGCGACGCGGGCAACCGGCCCAAGGGGATCATCGCCAACCCCAACTGCACGACCATGGCCGCGATGCCGGTGCTCAAGCCGCTGCACGACGAGGCCGGTCTGGTGCGGATGATCGCCTCGACCTACCAGGCGGTGTCGGGCAGCGGCCTCGCCGGTGTCGAGGAGCTCTTCGGTCAGGCCAGCGCCGTGGTCGCCGACAGCCGTGAGCTGGTGCACGACGGTGGCGCGGTGGACTTCCCGGCGCCGGCCAAGTACGTCGCGCCGATCGCGTTCAACGTCGTGCCGCTGGCCGGCTCGCTGGTCGACGACGACTCCGGGGAGACCGACGAGGACCAGAAGTTGCGCAACGAGAGCCGCAAGATCCTGGGCATACCCGACCTCGCGGTGTCCGGCACCTGCGTGCGCGTGCCGGTGTACACCGGGCACTCGCTGTCGCTGAACGTCGAGTTCGCCGAACCGCTGTCGGTGGCGCGCGCCACCGAGATCCTGGCCTCCGCGCCGGGCGTGACGCTGGTCGACGTGCCCACTCCGCTGGCCGCCGCGGGCGTCGACGACTCGCTGGTGGGCCGGATCCGCCAGGATCCCGGCGTGCCGGACGGTCGCGGGCTGGCGCTGTTCGTCTCCGGAGACAATCTCCGAAAAGGTGCCGCGCTCAACACCATTCAGATTGCCGAGCTGCTGGCCGCACAGCTCTAGTCCGCTCTTGCGTCGACACCGCATTCCGGCAGGTCTGTTCTCGGCCCTTCTGTGCTGTAATGCCATCTCGACCGCGCACGCGACTCCGATCGAGTTGCCGCCACTGCAACCCGGACAGGTGATCCGCGTCGGGCCGGTGGCCGGAACGGGTACGCCCACTGTCGATTACGGCATCGGCGCGACGGACCTGTGCGAGTTCATGGAGTTCCCGAGCGGCATCCTGCAGGTGTGTGGTGACAGTTTTGCGGGCCAGGGCGTGGGATTCGGCGGTTGGTACTCGCCGATCGCGCTGCACGTGGTCGACGGATCACTCGACGACCCGGAAGGGGTGCGCTACGACGGGGTGACCGGGGTGGACACCCCACTGCTCGCCGACCCGGCGCCACCGGGCACCTCGCAGCTGCCGGCCGGCATCGTCGAGATCAACCGGGAGAACTATCTGCTGGTCACCACGACCAAGGATCTGCGACCGCAGACTTCACGCCTGGTGAAAGCCGAAGCCGGAAAAGGGAATTGGGCGACCGTGCCCGGGTCGCGGCGCGACGCCGCCTACGCCGGCGGCGGTCAGTCGCAGATCAGCGGCTACTACGACCCGATCCCGACGCCCGAGTCGCCGCGAGGCTGGGTGTACATCGTCGCCAACAACTTCGACCGCACCGGGCCGGTCCACCTCTACCGCGCGACGCCGCAGACCTTTGTCGACCGGTCCACCTGGCAGGGCTGGACGCCGAGCGGGTGGGGCGGCGTGCCCGCACCGCTGTGGAACGACCGGGTGGGCGAGATGAGCGTGCGCCAGATCGACGGCCGCACGGTGCTGTCCTACTTCAACGCCACCACCGGCAACATGGAGATCCGCGTCGCCGACAACCCGACCGGACTGGGCACCGCACCCGTGACGACGGTCGTCGTCGCGGCGCCCTGGCCCGACCGCGCCGAGGATCTGCCACCGCCGCAGGACAACCGGCTCGCGCAGCCCTACGGGGGCTACCTCGCGCCAGGTTCCACTGCAGACGCGGTGCGCGTGTTCGTGAGCCAATGGAACACCACACCCCGCGGCGGCAACCCGTACCGGGTGATCCAGTTCGCGGTGAACCCGTTGAAGCCGTGAACGTCACAAGCCGGGCTAGCAACCTCTCGGCGGGTCGTTCTGCTAGGGCACGCCGAGAGCAGGAATGGCCTCATCGGGCCGTGCGTCGCGGTAGCTCGGGCACGTCGTTTCCACGCTGAAGATGTGCCCCGTCGTCTCTCCCTCATCGGGCGGCATGCGCCCGCGCGCGGTGAAGGTGTCGTCGACCTTGGTGCCGACCACCTCCGCAGGATCGGCGACGAACCCACGAAGATCCTCGTACCGCAGGCCGACTCTGAGAACCGAGATGCGGCCATGCTGGCCGACGTGCATCCGAACCATGCGTCGCCGTCCGTCGGCGACCAGGATCACGACGCTCCCGTCCGGCTGTCTGGCACAGGAGACGTTGCTCGTGGTGATGCTGTGGCGCTCGCCGTCGAATTCGATCGACGTCACGACCTCAGGTCCGCTCCCGCAGGCGGTGACGACACCGAGGATCAGCATGGCCGGCGCGTACCGGCGTTGCTTCTCGGGGCGTCCCGCCATCACCGCTCAACCCTCCCGGGCCAGTGCAGCAGAGGTGTCCTCTTGTGTCCGGCGAATGCCGGAGGTCGGTGCGCTCGTGGTGAACGGCAAGCCTCACGCGGACTTGCCGGTCGATGTGTGTTTCCGTGGGGTCGGCGCCGTCGGTTCGACAATCTGCGTTCCGACGGGCATGTGCCCGAACTCCTGGCAGTGCTCCACGACGTCCAGAACTGCCCGGCCGCGCAAGAGACGTCGTCGTCCCGTCCACCCACACTGGCACCGAGCCTGATTTGTGCACCAGGACGTCAGGACGTACGCGTTGCGATCACCCATAGGCCATCCCCTTTTGTGGACCATAAACCCAATTTCAAGATCGCTCACGCATTTGCTGAAATCGGTCAGGTGGTACCAGCGTCGGCGCGGACGCGGCGGGATGGCGTCTGCGATCTGGCCGCACGCTCATAGCCAATTCACAGCCGACGCCTAACCCGCATAGAGATGTGCGGGGGGAGGATCATGGCCATGAGCGAACCGACCCCGCCGCCGCGCGACCAGACCGAACCCGCGACCGGTCCGGTGATCACCCCTCCGACCTACCAGGAGACGCCGCCGCCGGTGCCGCCGCAGCCCGTGTACGTCGAACACCGGGAGTCCAGTCGGCTCAACAAGGCTGCCGCATGGGTCGGCATCGTCGCCGGATCGCTGTTCATCGTCGTCGTCATCTTCGGCGCCGGATTCTTCACGGGGAAGGCCGTCAGCAACAACCACCGCGGCGACTACGACCGCGGACACGAAATGATGATGCGCCCCGGCCCGGCGATGTTCCCGATGGGTCCGCCCGGGGGTATGCAGCGCGGCCCGACCTTCTCCGGGCCGTTCGGTCCCGGTCAGATCATCGAGATTCCGCGTCCGCCCGGTACTGCGCCGACCGGCCCTGGCACTCCCGCGCCGTCGCGGCCGTAGCAGCGGATGGTTTGAGCGCGTTTCGGGTATGCGCCCCGTGTTCGGCGGCGCAGCCCGACAGCCGCCCAGCCACGAGGAGAAGAGATGTCTGACAAGTACGCGACGACCGACGCCGGGGCGCCCGCCCCCAGCCTCGAGCACTCGCTGACCGTCGGCCCGGACGGCCCCATCCTGCTGCAGGACCACTACCTGCTCGAGCAGATGGCCAACTTCAACCGGGAGCGCATCCCCGAGCGGCAGCCGCACGCCAAGGGCGGCGGCGCGTTCGGTCACTTCGAGGTCACCCACGACGTCAGCGCCTTCACCAAGGCGGCTTTCCTGCAGCCCGGCGCGCAGACCGAGATGGTCGCCCGGTTCTCCACGGTCGCCGGTGAGCGGGGCAGCCCAGACACCTGGCGGGACCCCCGCGGCTTCGCGCTGAAGTTCTACACGTCGGAGGGCAACTTCGACATGGTCGGCAACAACACCCCGGTGTTCTTCCTGCGTGACCCGATGAAATTCCAGAACTTCATCCGCAGCCAGAAGCGGATGCAGGCCAACAATCTGCGCGACCACCACATGCAGTGGGACTTCTGGACGCTGTCACCGGAATCGGCGCATCAGGTCACGTGGCTGATGGGGGACCGCGGCATCCCCAAGACGTGGCGGCACATGAACGGCTACTCCAGCCACACCTACAGCTGGATCAACGCCGACGACGAACTGTTCTGGGTGAAGTACCACTTCAAGACCGACCAGGGCATCGAGTTCCTGACCCAGGAGGACGGCGACCGGCTGGCCGGCGAGGACGGCGACTACCACCAGCGCGACCTGTTCACCGCGATCGAGGACGGCAACTTCCCGTCCTGGACGCTGCACGTGCAGATCATGCCGTTCGAGGACGCCAAGACCTACCGCTTCAATCCGTTCGACCTGACCAAGGTGTGGCCGCACAGCGACTACCCGCTGCACCAGGTCGGCACGATGACGTTGAACCGCAACGTCGTCGACTACCACGCGCAGATGGAGCAGGCCGCCTTCGAGCCGAACAACCTGGTGCCGGGCACCGGGCTGTCTCCGGACAAGATGTTGCTCGCGCGCGGCTTCTCCTACGCCGACGCGCACCGGCACCGGCTCGGCGTGAACTACAAGCAGATTCCGGTCAACGAGCCGAAGGTCGAGGTCCGCGCCTACTCCAAGGACGGGCCGATGCGCATCCGCAACGTCACCGACCCGGTCTACGCGCCCAACTCGATGGGCGGCCCCGAGGCCGATCCCCGGCGGGCGTCGGAGGTGCACTGGGCGTCCGACGGCGACATGGTGCGGGCGGCGTCCGCGCTGCGCGCCGAGGACGACGACTGGGGTCAGGCCGGCACGCTGGTGCGCGAGGTGCTCGACGACGAAGCGCGCGACCGCCTGGTGAGCAACATCGTCGGGCACGTCTCCGACGGCGTGCGCGAACCGGTGCTGTCGCGGGTGTTCGAGTACTGGCGCAACGTCGATCCCGACCTCGGCAAGAAGGTCGAGGAGGGCGTGCGCAGCGCCGGATCCTGAGTCACGCGAAGGCACGGTTTCTGACGGAACGGCCGAGACGACCCGTCAGAAACCGTGCATTCGGCGTGCTGGGTCAGCGTTCTTCGCGGAATGTGCCGGCTGGCATGATCGGTGAGGTGAAAGCCGTCGCCCTCGGGTGTGTCGCCGCCGCAGGCCTGGCCCTGGCCGCTCCCGCGGCCGCCCGGCCCTCGGACCCCGGGGTGGTGAACTACGCCGTGCTGAACAAGGGCTCCGTCGGCAACATCGTCGGGGCACGGCTGGGATTCGAGTCGACGTTCGCCGACCCGTTCCAGGCGTTCTCCGTCGACGTTCCGGTCTGCAACAACTGGGCCGATATCGGATTGCCCGAGGTGTACCTCGACCCCGACCTCGCCGCGTTCAGCGGTGCCACCGCCCAGGAATCACCGACCGACGCGACGCACCTGGTCAAACAAGCCGTCGGGGTGTTCGCCACGCCCGAGGCGGCCGACCGCGCCT contains:
- a CDS encoding DUF4185 domain-containing protein yields the protein MFSALLCCNAISTAHATPIELPPLQPGQVIRVGPVAGTGTPTVDYGIGATDLCEFMEFPSGILQVCGDSFAGQGVGFGGWYSPIALHVVDGSLDDPEGVRYDGVTGVDTPLLADPAPPGTSQLPAGIVEINRENYLLVTTTKDLRPQTSRLVKAEAGKGNWATVPGSRRDAAYAGGGQSQISGYYDPIPTPESPRGWVYIVANNFDRTGPVHLYRATPQTFVDRSTWQGWTPSGWGGVPAPLWNDRVGEMSVRQIDGRTVLSYFNATTGNMEIRVADNPTGLGTAPVTTVVVAAPWPDRAEDLPPPQDNRLAQPYGGYLAPGSTADAVRVFVSQWNTTPRGGNPYRVIQFAVNPLKP
- a CDS encoding aspartate-semialdehyde dehydrogenase, translating into MVRIGLRIGIVGATGQVGQVMRKLLADRDFPATEVRLFASARSAGKKLEFRGQEIEVEDSETADPSGLDIALFSAGATMSRVQAPRFAAAGAVVIDNSSAWRKDPEVPLVVSEVNFERDAGNRPKGIIANPNCTTMAAMPVLKPLHDEAGLVRMIASTYQAVSGSGLAGVEELFGQASAVVADSRELVHDGGAVDFPAPAKYVAPIAFNVVPLAGSLVDDDSGETDEDQKLRNESRKILGIPDLAVSGTCVRVPVYTGHSLSLNVEFAEPLSVARATEILASAPGVTLVDVPTPLAAAGVDDSLVGRIRQDPGVPDGRGLALFVSGDNLRKGAALNTIQIAELLAAQL
- a CDS encoding aspartate kinase — encoded protein: MALVVQKYGGSSVSDAERIRRVAERIVETKKAGNDVVVVVSAMGDTTDELLDLAKQVSPAPPPRELDMLLTAGERISNALVAMAIESLGAQARSFTGSQAGVVTTGTHGNAKIIDVTPTRLRSALDDGQIVLVAGFQGVSQDTKDVTTLGRGGSDTTAVAVAAALKADVCEIYTDVDGIFTADPRIVPNARRLDAVSFEEMLEMAAAGAKVLMLRCVEYARRFDLPIHVRSSYSDRPGTIVRGSIEDIPMEDAILTGVAHDRGEAKVTVVGVPDVPGYAAQVFRAVADADVNIDMVLQNISKVEDGKTDITFTCSRDSGPGAVEKLTSLQDEIGFTRVLYDDHIGKVSLIGAGMRSHPGVTATFCEALANAGINIDLISTSEIRISVLIKDTELDRAVEALHEAFGLGGDEEAVVYAGTGR
- a CDS encoding catalase, with protein sequence MSDKYATTDAGAPAPSLEHSLTVGPDGPILLQDHYLLEQMANFNRERIPERQPHAKGGGAFGHFEVTHDVSAFTKAAFLQPGAQTEMVARFSTVAGERGSPDTWRDPRGFALKFYTSEGNFDMVGNNTPVFFLRDPMKFQNFIRSQKRMQANNLRDHHMQWDFWTLSPESAHQVTWLMGDRGIPKTWRHMNGYSSHTYSWINADDELFWVKYHFKTDQGIEFLTQEDGDRLAGEDGDYHQRDLFTAIEDGNFPSWTLHVQIMPFEDAKTYRFNPFDLTKVWPHSDYPLHQVGTMTLNRNVVDYHAQMEQAAFEPNNLVPGTGLSPDKMLLARGFSYADAHRHRLGVNYKQIPVNEPKVEVRAYSKDGPMRIRNVTDPVYAPNSMGGPEADPRRASEVHWASDGDMVRAASALRAEDDDWGQAGTLVREVLDDEARDRLVSNIVGHVSDGVREPVLSRVFEYWRNVDPDLGKKVEEGVRSAGS
- a CDS encoding sensor domain-containing protein produces the protein MIGEVKAVALGCVAAAGLALAAPAAARPSDPGVVNYAVLNKGSVGNIVGARLGFESTFADPFQAFSVDVPVCNNWADIGLPEVYLDPDLAAFSGATAQESPTDATHLVKQAVGVFATPEAADRAYHRVVDRTVGCSGQTTAMHLNDFTTQVWTFTGGPAGAADADWVKQEAGTDRRCFVTTRLRENVLLQAKVCQSGNGGPAVNVLAGAMQNTLGQ